GGTTTTAAAGGATGACGGAAGATAGGGAGCtcgtttattgagtacctactttaTTCATCATAGTAGATTCTTCACATAGGTTATTTAATATACAACAAATCAGGGTTGAAAATACTAggtccatttcatagatgagaaatGTGAGATTGAAAGGAAAAAGCAAATTGCTAAAGGCCCTATGCGTAATGAGTGGGAAAGTGAGggcaggggtccctgggtggtgcagatgtttgagtgctggactactaactgaaaggttagcgcttcaaacccacccagaggcaccttggaagacaggcctggtgatctgcgtctGAAAGGTCACgatcttgaaagccctatggagcagttctactctgcacacatggggtcaccatgagtcagaatcgactcgatgcaaCTAacaccaataacaacaacaagagcgaGGATGGGTGGAGGTGGAGTGGGGACTGGCATCTCCGGTGGAAAGATGAGATGGACAAAAATGAGGATCTAAGAAAGTCTGGCATGTTTAGGAACATTAAGGAGCCCAGTTGTCCTGGGTTCAAAGAAAGGTAGAAGGGAATACTGGAAAGAAAGTTTGGAGCCAGAATCCTAAAGGGTCTAGGATGCCAAGGTTTAAGAAATCCACATTTCGTTTGTTACGATATTAAGGGCCAGGGAGTACTTTGAGCAAGCGAATGAGGGGCAGACTCTGTCAAAACTGTGCAATTGTTTAGAAGAAGAACCAGTTTATTATATCGCTTCAAAAATCAGAGAGAAGTCAGAGGGACATAAAGAgatgggaagaaaaggaaagcgTAGGAATTCTGTTTGAAAATTGCTGGAAGTATCTGCTTTGcacttgtccttttgtaattgctAGGCATGTCCCTTAGACTATTacgatggtgcaaacggttaactcacttgactgctaactgaaatgttggaggttcaagtccacccagaggtgtctcaaaagaaaggcaTTGCAATCTGAttttgaaaaaccagcctttgaaaaccccacagagcacagtcctactctgagacacttggggtcgccatgagtcggaatcgactcaacagcaaccggggGTGATGGTGGACTATTAAAGGAACTCCTAATATAGGGATTGCTTCCAAGGTGCCCCCTTACCCTCTGTCCaattctgccttccttcctgaaCTGAGTGAGATATTTTAGGCTTTCCATGGCCTCCAGCATTCTCCTTTTCCCTGAACCTTAAAGGACTCTAGGTTTTCATTTGACTTCCGGACATCTTCCTACTTTTGCCAGACTTCATGTAGAATTCTTATCTTCCAGGGAACCGCACGCTCTCATTGGTCTGCATTATCAAAGCAAAGTGACTTCTCCATGGAAAATAAAGGCAGAAACAAGAGCCTCTAAACAACCCCACTTATTGCTTAATGCTTACTTCACACCCACGCGCACACATAATTTTATCCTTCCTCTTTGTAGGATAAGCTTGTTGTGGTTAACACTTTCATTCAAACCTGTGAACCTTGCAATCACTGTGTTGTCTTTTGGAACTCTGGGAGTGTAAGGGGTTAATGTTTTGGTATCAGTGAGCTTCTTGCTGGCTGGCCTTTGTAGCTGATAGATGTTTTACTTTGGCCTTATAAAGACATTTTACCCGCTGGAAACCCTTGTCGCATGACAGGATCAAAAATAGCCCGGCTGCAGCCCCTGCTGTCCATCACCACATGCAAACTGGCATGACAGCGGCCTCGCTTAGCAGCGTCCCCACACTGTGATCGAGGCGACCTCCCGGCACAGTGTTTCCTAAAGCCACACCTGTTGCTACAAGCGAGCCAGTCACCTGACCTGCAGAAAAGTTTTGAGTGTGTGTACGACCATGCGTCTGGTTTCTGACAAGCAGTTAAGAACATCCCTGAGTGTCCTCTGAAACACTTTGATGACGTCGTTTCTCCTGGCACTGGGAAAGATCTACAAGTCTACTAAAACTCAGGTTATTTTTATCACTGGGGTCAAAGCTGGCTACCCTCTGTGATAAATACATCTTTTCCATGGATGTTCATTAATGAGTGCTTTTAGTGAAACGccaaaaagacaaagcaaaatctgtgttttaaaaatcagaatgcaAGGCTTTCTGGTTTGAGTTCGTTCACATTTAAAGGTTGTGCTTGTACATTCTGTAGGTTTTTGGGCTTTGTCAACAACCACATGGCATGTTGGTGTTGTACTTTTAGAAATCCAGGGGTTTCTCGTGGAGATTATATTaaagaaagatgaaaataaaCCAGATAGTCATGGTAGTGTTTTAAGTGGGCAATAATGAATCACAAGAGTGAGCATTGAGAtgcatgggtttttttgtttttgtttttttaagacctCTTGTGATTTATGTTTTTAACCAAATTAACTTTCAAGTAAGGTCATTGGAGTCTGTTTTGTCTGTGATCTGTGATTGCATCATTTTAAAAGATACTTGATTTTGTTTCACTTTCTTGAACGTTCTGCAGGATaatagaagaatagaattgatttGTACAGAATTCTTACTAACAGGACAGAATTAAAACAAATACGCTAATAAACCTATTTCTGTTGATTTGGAGGATAAGACAGTTAATGGATGtgcaaataaaaaaatgtttcctAACTCTTAAAACTATATAAACCATCTAAGTTGCTAATAATTTTGAGATATTTAGTATTTCCCTGTCCCCCCCCTCCCTTTCCCTCAACCTCATTGTTTCCCCAAACCCCTTCTGTCTGTCTTGCATAGAGATAAACAAGCTGGCTGACCCTCAGTTGCCTGCTAGTCAAACAGGTTTGATTGACCGCTGGGTCCTTATGAATTTTATggggaaaacagaaagaaagaaagaaagtgtgCTGCACCTCTCTTTGGGAATCACTGCCGTGAATGTGAATAGCATTTCTGTAGCTTCCCACAACAGCCTCTGTGACGAGAGTGAGCTGCACTACAGTTCGTTTGAGGAGTGTGATTCTGCTGTGTTTACCACACTTGTGAACTTTTAaactccttttttattttgtcgcctgcttctttttttgttgttgtttttgtattattattatttttaataagggTGACTGAGGTTGCAGAGAGATTAATGTGTGCTGAGTCTGCCTAGCAATTTCAAGTAGGGTTGCCATGATAATAAACACTTATCATTGAAGCCAGATATTTTGTTGAAATTTCTTTTCGTTTGGACAAACTGGCCTACGCCCCATGGGATTGAATGAATGATCATGGATTACCTTTGAGTCCCGCAGTCACTGCGAAGAATGTTTCTATTTGCTAAACATCGTTCTTTTATGAACGGATTACAAAATTTTCTAAAGTCTTAGCCAATTAAGCGTTTGTTAAGTACGTCTTACCTTCATAGCCTTCATGAACCTTAATTTATTTTCCAAACTTTGGATAAATGATATTTAATGGCTCTAAATAATCATAAAAATTCCCACAGGGGGGTGTTgtgatatttttattgttgtttgaatTCTTTCTGGGCACTATGCGACTTTGGCTACCGCCAGAGTAATTTCAATGAACCACTAGAAAGTAGATATTGTGGCAACCCTATGCTCATAATAACCACTAAATTTGAGTTTGTCTTATTTCTGGACAATGAATGCTACAGAGAGGAGGTAATAGCTGCCTGACTTTGTTTTCCGTTTTTCAACAGGATACCTGCCCACTATGTCTATCCGCAGGCTTTTGTGCAGCCTGGAGTTGTAATTCCGCATGTCCAACCAACAGCAGCTGCTGCCTCCACCACACCTTACATTGATTACACTGGAGCCGCTTACGCACAGTACTCAGCGGCAGcagctgctgctgccgccgctgccgccgcctaTGACCAGTACCCCTACGCAGCCTCTCCAGCTGCTGCAGGCTATGTCACCGCTGGGGGCTATGGCTACGCAGTCCAACAGCCAATCACCGCCGCGGCACCTGGGACAGCTGCTGCCGCCGCTGCAGCTGCTGCCGCCGCTGCCGCATTTGGCCAGtatcagcctcagcagctgcaaACAGACCGAATGCAATAGTCCAGCCATCTGATCAAAGTTGAATTGTTCTctcttctcccccctcccccaatttCCCAATTCTTAGTAGGTAATGAGAGTGTTAATTGACTTAACAgctttacaaagaaaaaggaaaaaaaaaaaaaaaaaaagctatgctaTTGCAgagcagaggttttttttttttttttttttttttttttttaaatactccagTTGTGTCCCTGGATGAGAACGAGGTGAGAATGAGGGGAGCCCGTGCAGGTTTGGAAATCAGTCCCACAGACCCTGAGTCAACGAAATGATGCAGGAGTAGCAATGGAATTTCACTTTTCTAATGGGgtttttatttttgctctttttatagTATCAGGGAAGCAAACTGCCTTTTACAAGTTAGAAAATGCTATTTGAATCTAGTTGAACCAGGGAATACAGAGTGAGCAATATGTAGCTTGAATTACCTTTAAAAGCAAGACTTTTTTTAAACCAAGTGTTTGAAAGCACTGATTGTCATTTTTAGCAGTCACTACGGCCTATAGAACTTTTTCCGAGTAAGAAGGTAATGTTCTTACTGTCTCAAAAATGGGCATCGAACAATCAATCTGGGAGCGTGGCGGTGGGTGAAATGGTGGACAGGCACCAAAGCTATTTTCTCATCTGTCCTCAGGATGAGTGGAACTGTGGAGCAAGTGATGTGGAAATAATGGGTGCAACAGCTGTACAGACAATCAATAACACACACAGTTCTGGAAAGAACACATCACTTGTGCTTGTTTGATGAGCTTGTCACATTCTAATCCCTCTCCCCATCCTGTTTCAATTTTGGGAAACTTGTATCTGCTGGTGTCAGCAATTCTGATTCTGAAATAGGATCAGGCTTTTACTACAACAgccttctctttctatttattgtgTCGACTCGTGGCTTCTGAATAAAGGCAGGCAAAGTTCGCAGACTCTACACCCTTAAGAACTGTCTTAaggatgtttatttttttcccccctttttaaataattttacacGTTTTAGTATCTATTTCAGAGTCATATTTAAAACTATTTATT
This is a stretch of genomic DNA from Elephas maximus indicus isolate mEleMax1 chromosome 1, mEleMax1 primary haplotype, whole genome shotgun sequence. It encodes these proteins:
- the RBM24 gene encoding RNA-binding protein 24; translation: MHTTQKDTTYTKIFVGGLPYHTTDASLRKYFEVFGEIEEAVVITDRQTGKSRGYGFVTMADRAAAERACKDPNPIIDGRKANVNLAYLGAKPRIMQPGFAFGVQQLHPALIQRPFGIPAHYVYPQAFVQPGVVIPHVQPTAAAASTTPYIDYTGAAYAQYSAAAAAAAAAAAAYDQYPYAASPAAAGYVTAGGYGYAVQQPITAAAPGTAAAAAAAAAAAAAFGQYQPQQLQTDRMQ